A single Thermodesulfovibrionales bacterium DNA region contains:
- a CDS encoding AAA family ATPase yields the protein MIRKIEVKNYKSLKNVDLEMRRRNILVGPNMAGKSTLLDCFRFLTQMCISGVNTAFLNRGGFSEVVWKGEDNGPISFRLVIEHDADQKESEKSYDYEIAINGSPTGLISVEKEHLSVEKDGQTSTLLDLRHGQGKVMHASGAIAFVTEDPTRSALEFSVPGWEGMEIKNELATWRFYRLLPALMKQPNAVVAQKFLTENGENFSSWFMTLQTNYPDEFRLVKQTACDVFPALKEILTPPTQFATTFVITMEKYFKRPITLGHMSDGEIAFLAWLSLIFSPSALGAPLFCIEELENHLHPKLLETLVEVLNQKQKELGSQAAQIIVTTHSPYLVDKVELDDLIVVEKSDGATRCTRPSSKSHLKELLEREELGLGELWYSGALSGN from the coding sequence ATGATAAGGAAGATAGAAGTTAAGAATTACAAAAGTTTGAAAAATGTAGACCTGGAAATGAGGAGGCGCAACATACTTGTTGGGCCTAATATGGCCGGCAAGAGCACTCTCTTAGATTGTTTCAGGTTTCTAACGCAAATGTGTATTTCTGGTGTAAATACGGCCTTCTTGAATCGAGGCGGATTTTCGGAAGTTGTGTGGAAAGGCGAAGACAATGGGCCAATTTCATTTCGACTGGTTATTGAACATGATGCCGATCAAAAGGAGTCCGAAAAAAGCTACGACTATGAAATTGCGATTAACGGTTCTCCCACCGGTCTAATCTCAGTCGAGAAGGAACATTTATCTGTTGAAAAGGACGGACAGACGTCGACATTGCTGGACTTACGGCATGGCCAAGGTAAAGTTATGCATGCAAGTGGAGCAATCGCATTCGTCACTGAAGACCCTACTCGATCTGCTCTAGAATTTAGTGTCCCGGGTTGGGAAGGGATGGAAATTAAGAACGAGCTCGCTACATGGCGCTTCTATCGCTTGCTGCCTGCGCTGATGAAGCAGCCCAATGCAGTTGTGGCTCAAAAGTTTCTAACAGAAAATGGGGAAAATTTCTCAAGCTGGTTTATGACGCTTCAAACGAATTACCCGGACGAATTCCGTTTAGTCAAGCAGACTGCTTGTGATGTGTTTCCCGCGCTGAAGGAAATTTTGACACCTCCCACACAGTTTGCGACGACTTTTGTGATTACTATGGAAAAATACTTCAAGAGACCCATCACCCTGGGACATATGTCTGACGGAGAGATTGCCTTTTTGGCATGGCTTTCTTTGATTTTTTCGCCATCGGCGTTAGGAGCACCTTTGTTTTGCATTGAAGAATTAGAAAATCACCTGCATCCAAAATTATTGGAAACCCTGGTTGAGGTTCTAAACCAAAAACAAAAGGAATTGGGGTCGCAAGCAGCACAAATCATCGTGACGACTCATTCGCCGTATCTGGTTGACAAGGTGGAACTTGATGATCTTATTGTTGTTGAGAAAAGCGATGGCGCCACAAGATGCACACGACCTTCTTCAAAAAGCCATCTAAAGGAACTGTTAGAGCGTGAAGAACTTGGCCTTGGAGAATTATGGTATTCAGGCGCGCTTAGCGGCAATTGA
- a CDS encoding fumarate hydratase yields MLKLRDGIVELYRKAATSIPPDVEDALKAAFAAEEDPDVKEALSKILGDIRISRKTEGPVCQDIGVPVFYMTAPHGLSHTELRNTVREATAIATENIPLVPNAIDVLSEKNSGNNTGIGFPIIYIEETADDTLKIDLMLKDAGCENVGHLYRLPVKELQAHMDLEGVGKCVIDALRRNEGKGCPPYIIGVGVGATDDQVAVLAKRQLFRRMSDSSEYEAVAGLEKRLVDEINGLGIGIGRTTVMGVKVGISHRHTASYCVYVFVSCWSIRRARLIW; encoded by the coding sequence ATGCTGAAACTTCGTGACGGAATCGTGGAACTCTACCGAAAGGCGGCTACCTCCATCCCCCCCGATGTTGAGGACGCGCTGAAAGCCGCCTTTGCCGCTGAAGAAGACCCCGACGTGAAGGAAGCCCTTTCCAAAATCCTCGGGGATATCCGTATTTCACGAAAGACGGAAGGTCCTGTCTGCCAGGATATCGGTGTACCCGTTTTCTATATGACAGCGCCCCACGGCTTGAGTCACACGGAACTCAGGAATACCGTGCGTGAGGCGACGGCCATAGCGACCGAGAATATTCCCCTGGTGCCCAATGCCATCGACGTACTGAGCGAAAAGAACTCCGGCAACAATACAGGGATCGGATTCCCCATCATCTATATTGAAGAGACCGCTGATGATACCCTGAAGATCGACCTCATGCTGAAAGATGCGGGCTGCGAGAATGTGGGTCATCTCTACAGACTGCCTGTAAAAGAACTGCAGGCCCATATGGATCTCGAAGGCGTTGGAAAATGCGTGATTGATGCATTGAGGAGGAACGAGGGAAAAGGGTGCCCACCCTATATCATCGGTGTAGGCGTCGGCGCCACCGATGACCAGGTCGCGGTCCTCGCCAAGAGACAGCTCTTCAGGAGGATGAGCGATTCCAGTGAATATGAGGCCGTAGCCGGTCTGGAGAAGAGGCTGGTCGATGAGATAAACGGTCTGGGGATCGGTATCGGCAGGACAACGGTGATGGGTGTGAAGGTTGGAATAAGCCACCGCCATACCGCTTCTTATTGTGTCTATGTCTTCGTCTCCTGCTGGTCTATCAGGCGCGCAAGGCTCATCTGGTGA
- a CDS encoding complex I NDUFA9 subunit family protein: MRKKGSSVSRKQSEGLKKMIFIAGGTGFIGKHLIRALKEKGYASRCLARKRERAALCEETGFEVAVGDITDRESLRRRLDGAEMVVHLVGIIEERNGVTFEKVHVEGTANLVDEAKAAGVKHFFYQSALGASPESPAKYHRTKAEAEEIVKGSGLPFTIFRPSLVIGEKDGFTEKLKDLVRLAPVVAIPGSGNARFQPIDVDDLVKCLLAIIDNKDAFGRTYELGGPDHLTYNELVAQLMDVMGVKKPLVHLPIVLAKAGIPFVGLAQSIGKFFGKEVPTVTAEQLSLLEQDNICAPDAVEKSFKFRPIPYKDALRKFILSSR, from the coding sequence ATGCGTAAAAAGGGTTCCTCAGTAAGTCGCAAACAATCAGAGGGTCTCAAGAAGATGATCTTTATCGCCGGCGGCACAGGGTTTATCGGTAAGCATCTCATCAGGGCGCTGAAGGAGAAGGGATATGCATCACGGTGTCTCGCGAGGAAACGGGAGAGGGCAGCCCTCTGTGAAGAGACGGGGTTTGAAGTCGCTGTCGGTGATATAACGGACAGGGAGAGTCTCAGAAGGCGTCTCGACGGTGCTGAGATGGTTGTACACCTTGTCGGCATCATTGAAGAGAGAAATGGCGTGACCTTCGAGAAGGTCCATGTTGAGGGAACTGCGAATCTCGTGGATGAGGCCAAGGCTGCCGGCGTGAAACATTTCTTCTATCAGTCTGCCCTGGGGGCATCACCCGAATCTCCGGCGAAATACCACCGGACAAAGGCTGAGGCTGAGGAGATTGTCAAGGGAAGCGGGCTGCCTTTCACCATCTTCAGACCGTCCCTCGTTATCGGCGAGAAGGATGGTTTCACTGAAAAGTTGAAGGACCTCGTAAGACTGGCGCCTGTTGTGGCAATCCCCGGGAGCGGAAATGCCAGGTTCCAGCCTATAGACGTGGATGACCTGGTAAAGTGTCTCCTGGCTATAATCGACAATAAGGATGCCTTTGGCAGGACGTACGAACTCGGAGGCCCTGACCACCTGACATACAATGAGCTTGTGGCCCAGCTGATGGATGTGATGGGAGTAAAGAAACCCTTGGTGCACCTGCCAATCGTTTTGGCAAAGGCAGGCATCCCTTTTGTTGGACTTGCGCAGAGCATAGGGAAATTCTTTGGGAAAGAGGTGCCGACGGTAACGGCTGAACAGCTCTCACTCCTGGAACAAGATAACATCTGCGCCCCTGACGCCGTGGAAAAGTCTTTCAAGTTCAGACCAATCCCCTATAAAGACGCCCTCAGGAAGTTCATACTCTCCTCACGTTGA
- a CDS encoding archease translates to MEAFETLDISGDAGIKAYGKNIEEAFVNSAVGMYSLITNLEGIEEAKRITVSCDSHSLEGLLVSWLNELIFSLDAYGFIGKKISVKSLNNNRIEAEVSGEDFDPVRHERKLLIKAATYHRLRVERIDDHWEVDVIFDI, encoded by the coding sequence ATGGAGGCCTTTGAGACTCTCGATATCTCCGGTGATGCGGGAATAAAGGCATATGGGAAAAACATCGAGGAGGCCTTTGTCAACTCGGCAGTCGGAATGTACAGTCTCATTACAAACCTCGAAGGCATCGAAGAGGCAAAGCGTATCACCGTTTCCTGCGATAGCCATTCGCTCGAAGGGCTCCTCGTATCGTGGTTGAACGAGCTGATCTTTTCCCTTGATGCCTATGGGTTCATCGGGAAGAAGATATCGGTCAAGAGCCTGAATAATAATAGGATTGAGGCAGAAGTATCAGGCGAGGACTTTGATCCCGTAAGGCATGAGAGGAAATTGCTCATAAAGGCTGCGACCTATCACAGGTTGAGGGTCGAAAGGATTGATGATCACTGGGAGGTTGACGTTATTTTCGATATATAA
- a CDS encoding Ig-like domain-containing protein, whose product MTFLLLLSLSCSSEKSGEMGRQKDSESVKEAVQGASQSVNESSALYGIRISPEKATTDSTIVLSPQGFDLAAAKIEWLVNGKTVASPIPNQFKPSGVRKGDKVQVRAMIGGREVLSDIVQIRNAPPQITDAKIVPESGQGGSLSVETAVRDADGDNITLQYEWTKNGEPAGNGKRIIGPLKRGDKISVRITAFDGEEYGNTVVLNREIANMPPVVMDDKKVSFDGKVYIYQIKAADPDGDALTYSLKSGPPGMTVDGSRGIVRWEVPKEFVGAAPASVIVSDGHGGDITHIFTAIISRDK is encoded by the coding sequence ATGACATTCTTGCTTCTCCTCTCCCTCTCCTGCTCCTCGGAAAAGAGCGGGGAGATGGGCCGACAGAAAGATTCCGAGTCGGTAAAAGAGGCGGTACAAGGAGCCTCACAGTCAGTTAACGAGAGTTCTGCACTCTATGGCATAAGAATTTCTCCGGAAAAAGCCACAACAGATTCGACGATTGTCCTCAGCCCGCAAGGCTTCGATCTAGCTGCCGCAAAGATCGAGTGGCTGGTGAATGGTAAAACCGTAGCCAGCCCGATACCGAATCAGTTCAAACCATCAGGCGTCAGAAAAGGCGATAAGGTCCAGGTCAGGGCGATGATAGGGGGAAGAGAAGTCCTGTCCGACATCGTGCAGATAAGAAACGCACCACCGCAGATTACCGACGCAAAGATCGTCCCTGAGTCCGGTCAGGGCGGTTCTCTGAGTGTCGAAACAGCGGTGCGGGATGCGGACGGCGATAATATTACCCTCCAATATGAATGGACAAAGAATGGAGAGCCTGCCGGAAACGGCAAACGGATAATCGGTCCACTCAAGAGAGGTGATAAGATATCCGTCAGGATAACCGCCTTCGATGGAGAGGAGTACGGCAATACTGTCGTGTTAAACAGAGAGATCGCGAACATGCCTCCGGTAGTCATGGATGATAAGAAGGTCAGCTTCGATGGGAAGGTCTACATCTATCAGATCAAGGCTGCCGACCCTGATGGAGATGCCCTGACGTATTCCCTCAAGTCGGGGCCTCCAGGGATGACCGTTGACGGATCGCGGGGAATTGTACGATGGGAGGTGCCGAAGGAATTCGTCGGCGCAGCGCCCGCTTCTGTTATCGTCTCTGACGGTCATGGCGGAGATATCACACACATCTTTACCGCAATCATCTCGCGGGATAAGTGA
- a CDS encoding prepilin-type N-terminal cleavage/methylation domain-containing protein, with protein sequence MMKREDGFTLVELMITMAVLAFSLAAASTVFTALLSQFKQQTKIAETSIEGIVGLEIMRQDIEGAGYGLPWNLGGSIYREAVDDGNTPWADTTMNDGPSGNPGRVPPPPSSNPQDIAGASNPPAAFRSMKQVSMNGYSDVLSVKSVVVAQNSASQKWTQLALGNLKKNGLSGDSFSNPDLVTIIYTGGTTHLLVHNGASNWSTTYANTASFAPGPSPAVGAAADLVMNYPEISASNTLIVFIVYGVDPGTGVASLRMPFNRADFYVRVPAANLPKQCAAGTGVLYKGTFSQSNGTIVNELPILDCVVAMRVIFTLDLYGNGAYTYTDDISGLTAADIRAWLKEVRVYILAQEGQKDPNYTYPNSTVTLGETGMLPVNIDMTTITNYQNYRWKPYTLIVRPTNLR encoded by the coding sequence ATGATGAAACGCGAAGATGGGTTTACCTTGGTAGAGCTCATGATTACCATGGCTGTACTCGCCTTTTCCCTGGCAGCCGCTTCAACAGTCTTCACCGCTCTCTTGAGCCAGTTCAAGCAGCAGACCAAGATCGCCGAGACCTCAATAGAAGGGATCGTCGGCCTCGAGATCATGAGGCAGGACATCGAGGGTGCGGGATATGGGCTGCCCTGGAACCTCGGAGGATCGATCTACAGGGAAGCGGTTGACGACGGGAATACCCCATGGGCCGATACCACCATGAATGACGGCCCTTCCGGCAATCCCGGGCGGGTTCCCCCTCCGCCCTCGTCAAACCCGCAAGACATCGCCGGCGCATCCAACCCCCCGGCTGCCTTCAGGAGTATGAAACAGGTCTCAATGAACGGTTACTCCGATGTTCTTTCGGTTAAATCCGTAGTTGTGGCCCAGAACAGCGCGTCGCAGAAGTGGACCCAGCTGGCTTTGGGGAACCTGAAAAAAAACGGTCTGTCCGGAGATTCCTTTTCGAACCCCGATCTCGTGACCATCATCTATACCGGCGGAACAACCCATCTCCTCGTCCATAACGGCGCGTCGAATTGGTCGACGACATACGCAAACACTGCGTCCTTCGCGCCCGGCCCTTCCCCGGCGGTAGGCGCGGCAGCAGACCTCGTGATGAATTACCCTGAAATTTCAGCCTCCAACACGCTGATTGTATTTATTGTCTATGGTGTCGACCCTGGTACGGGTGTGGCATCCCTCAGAATGCCCTTTAACCGGGCCGATTTCTATGTCAGGGTACCGGCAGCCAACCTCCCGAAACAGTGTGCCGCCGGCACAGGTGTCCTTTACAAAGGGACGTTCAGTCAGAGCAACGGGACGATTGTGAACGAACTCCCCATTCTTGACTGCGTTGTCGCCATGCGCGTAATTTTCACACTCGACCTTTACGGTAACGGAGCCTACACCTATACGGACGATATTTCCGGCTTGACCGCAGCTGATATACGGGCATGGTTGAAAGAGGTCAGGGTCTACATATTGGCGCAGGAAGGACAGAAAGACCCAAATTATACGTACCCGAACAGCACCGTAACCCTTGGTGAAACCGGGATGCTTCCGGTAAATATCGACATGACGACGATAACGAACTACCAGAACTACCGGTGGAAGCCATATACCCTGATCGTGAGACCGACAAATCTGAGGTGA
- a CDS encoding prepilin-type N-terminal cleavage/methylation domain-containing protein, translated as MRTEKGLTLIEVMIALVVFLFVSLALMQTALLSIDSNMISALRDEGVKVAEQRMNDARSLPFHASNDMLTGASDVSSLSAANCPSSAFRASFPTGVAVQRNVRSISNFSFCTNMTVTPIPSAINPTSARVTVTAGWQWRGQDYSHSISTIIMREL; from the coding sequence ATGCGAACTGAAAAGGGACTGACGCTTATCGAAGTGATGATCGCCCTTGTGGTCTTTCTCTTCGTCTCCCTCGCCCTGATGCAGACTGCATTGTTGAGCATCGACTCCAACATGATCAGCGCCCTGAGGGACGAAGGGGTGAAGGTAGCTGAGCAGAGGATGAACGACGCAAGGAGTTTGCCTTTCCACGCGAGCAATGACATGCTGACAGGAGCTTCGGATGTCTCGTCACTCTCTGCAGCAAATTGTCCCTCGTCGGCCTTTCGTGCTTCCTTTCCGACAGGCGTGGCTGTGCAAAGAAATGTGAGGAGCATCTCGAACTTCAGCTTCTGCACGAATATGACAGTAACGCCCATCCCGAGCGCCATCAATCCGACGAGCGCGAGAGTCACTGTCACGGCGGGATGGCAGTGGCGGGGTCAGGATTACAGCCACAGCATATCAACGATCATTATGAGAGAACTATGA
- a CDS encoding GspH/FimT family pseudopilin has product MKDCRGVTLVELIVVVSIVAILATALGFQFTGWMKSYRIESEVKQMYTDLTNARLQAMQQNTCQFLVFTATTYQLFQDKNGNCLYDAGTDTSWKAFASAVKLTDSLTSTGTVITDTKGLVSLSPAGTTIQVNDGTNASPDYDCLLLEQTRIKIGKWSGGSCNAN; this is encoded by the coding sequence ATGAAAGACTGCCGGGGAGTGACCCTTGTGGAGCTGATCGTCGTGGTAAGCATAGTTGCCATACTCGCGACAGCCTTGGGCTTTCAGTTCACGGGCTGGATGAAGAGTTACAGGATAGAGAGCGAAGTAAAACAGATGTACACCGATCTCACGAACGCGAGGTTACAGGCGATGCAGCAGAACACCTGCCAGTTTCTCGTCTTCACTGCCACCACCTACCAGCTCTTTCAGGACAAGAATGGAAACTGCCTCTATGACGCTGGTACCGATACGTCGTGGAAGGCCTTTGCCAGCGCCGTAAAGCTGACTGATTCGCTCACCTCTACAGGGACCGTCATCACGGACACGAAAGGGCTCGTCTCTCTCAGCCCCGCCGGAACCACAATTCAGGTCAATGACGGCACGAACGCCTCTCCCGATTATGACTGCTTGTTGCTGGAGCAGACGCGCATCAAGATCGGGAAATGGTCTGGAGGCTCATGCAATGCGAACTGA
- a CDS encoding type II secretion system protein: METNKGLTLIEILVAMSVIGILSAAIGFFFEGWASTYRIESQIKEMYANLMKARVQAMQVNRVHFVTLSPTHYAVFDDTNPASEGNNILETSADRQILLQEFDAHYPIAWSGAADTRITLTARGFSNDKKTICMFSSKDPDYDCIEISATRINIGKILKQPAEGGRCISENCESR, encoded by the coding sequence ATGGAGACGAACAAAGGGCTAACACTCATCGAGATCCTTGTCGCCATGTCGGTGATAGGGATACTATCCGCTGCCATCGGGTTCTTTTTTGAGGGATGGGCGAGCACGTACAGAATCGAGAGCCAGATAAAGGAGATGTACGCAAATCTTATGAAGGCCCGTGTACAGGCAATGCAGGTAAACAGGGTCCATTTCGTCACCCTTTCACCTACGCATTATGCGGTCTTCGATGATACCAATCCGGCCTCCGAAGGCAATAATATCCTCGAAACGTCGGCTGACAGGCAAATTCTCCTGCAGGAGTTCGATGCGCACTATCCCATAGCCTGGAGCGGTGCTGCAGACACGAGGATCACCCTTACGGCAAGAGGTTTTTCGAACGACAAGAAGACGATCTGTATGTTCTCGAGCAAGGACCCCGATTACGACTGCATCGAGATCTCGGCCACGAGGATAAATATAGGAAAGATCCTGAAACAGCCTGCGGAAGGGGGGAGATGCATAAGCGAAAACTGTGAGTCCCGGTAA
- a CDS encoding ATP-binding protein: MFEAYNLFSIVLCYLFLLFALAYYAERKEKSGRSIANNPYIYSLSLAVYCTSWTFYGSVGKAATSGLSFLTIYLGPTLMATLWIVMLRKVVRIAKANRITTLSDFIGSRYGKSLFLSSLVTIVAVVGITPYLGLQIKAIISTFDIISGESSGSAAIGLFITLTLGIFAIIFGARRLDSSERHGGLVFAIAFESIVKLAAFLLVGTYVTYGLFNGFGDIFAKIKDSEHSVLLFLGTGTGTDYPEWLSLLFLSMMAIMFLPRQFQMAVVENYDENHVTKAAWLFPLYLFLMNIFVLPIAFGGLLLGGSGKNADYFVLTLPWEHGNRYLSLLAFIGGFSAATGMVIVESLALSTMVMNSIIMPALINFHDAPKFSSVVLNIKRLVILSVVYMGYVFATSIGEFYSLVEIGLKSFAAVSLFAPAFFLGLYWKRGTRAGATAGLLAGFAVWFYTLIVPALIKAGIVKNVGVIELMTGSEMLNPHNLFGIVDLGKWGNSLFWSMLINLIFYVGVSIFTRQSKEEEIQSLIFVDSYERVKELAHGSSYTAHDIENILAQYIGRAEAGDVTAHYLSKKGKSHEELTPRELFELRDEAEKILSGAIGSSMAAIIFEDKLVLTERERGELSESIKHITEHLRLSRQELAEANRELSYLKEFSENIIESAPVGIVTVDALFNVKYWNREMESISGIGRSVAFNRSLLHLLPWLTREVLIRTEEKEMTVETPSLQSFKINVSPFKDPSGGHVVIFEEITEKKKMEEQLLQTSKLASIGKLTAGISHEIGNPLASISSLVQELRSLSIESRDDVEFVDGSLKTINSHIDRIVKIVRSLGDFARISSPEKTPSNISEILDRTINLVRYDKRFKNIQLITDIDGIPSLRVNPDKIQQVFLNLIINALDVMPDGGRLSISMKKTDSSVQVVFSDSGPGIEEGLVGRIFDPFFSTKAPGQGTGLGLSICYGIIREHNGTITAKSKKGEGTTFVITLPADKNE, translated from the coding sequence ATGTTCGAGGCCTATAATCTTTTCAGTATTGTCCTGTGCTATCTCTTTCTTCTCTTTGCCTTAGCCTACTATGCGGAGAGAAAGGAAAAGTCGGGAAGGAGCATCGCCAATAACCCTTACATCTATTCCCTATCACTAGCGGTCTACTGCACGTCATGGACCTTTTACGGGAGCGTAGGGAAAGCGGCCACGTCAGGACTCTCCTTCCTCACCATCTATCTGGGGCCGACGCTCATGGCGACCCTCTGGATTGTCATGCTCAGGAAGGTCGTGAGGATTGCCAAGGCAAACAGGATCACGACCCTGTCTGACTTCATCGGATCACGATACGGTAAATCGCTCTTCCTTTCTTCCCTGGTGACGATTGTTGCCGTAGTCGGTATCACGCCATACCTGGGACTTCAGATCAAGGCGATCATCAGCACCTTTGACATCATATCCGGTGAATCATCGGGAAGCGCTGCCATTGGACTCTTTATCACCTTGACCCTTGGAATCTTCGCAATCATCTTCGGCGCTCGCCGCCTTGATTCGTCAGAGCGTCACGGTGGCCTCGTCTTCGCCATCGCCTTCGAGTCCATCGTGAAGTTGGCTGCCTTTCTCCTCGTCGGTACCTATGTAACCTACGGGCTCTTTAATGGCTTCGGCGATATCTTTGCCAAGATTAAGGATTCTGAGCACTCTGTGCTCCTCTTTCTCGGGACAGGGACGGGGACGGATTATCCTGAATGGCTGTCGCTTCTTTTCCTCTCGATGATGGCCATCATGTTCCTGCCCCGCCAGTTCCAGATGGCTGTTGTCGAGAACTATGACGAAAACCATGTGACAAAGGCTGCATGGCTCTTTCCTCTCTATCTCTTTCTCATGAACATCTTCGTGCTGCCTATCGCCTTTGGCGGGCTTCTCCTCGGGGGTTCGGGGAAGAATGCCGATTACTTTGTGCTCACCCTGCCCTGGGAGCACGGCAACAGGTACCTGTCGCTTTTGGCGTTTATCGGCGGCTTTTCAGCGGCTACGGGCATGGTAATCGTCGAAAGCCTGGCTCTGAGCACCATGGTAATGAACAGTATCATCATGCCGGCGCTGATCAACTTCCATGATGCCCCGAAATTCTCCTCCGTCGTCCTTAACATTAAGAGACTCGTAATCCTCTCTGTCGTCTATATGGGCTATGTCTTTGCGACTTCAATCGGAGAATTCTACAGCCTTGTCGAGATCGGACTCAAGTCATTTGCTGCGGTGAGTCTCTTTGCGCCGGCCTTCTTTCTCGGACTCTACTGGAAGAGGGGGACGAGGGCCGGGGCCACAGCAGGACTCCTTGCAGGCTTTGCTGTCTGGTTCTACACCCTCATCGTTCCCGCCCTCATAAAGGCGGGGATCGTGAAGAATGTCGGTGTTATCGAGCTCATGACGGGTTCTGAAATGCTCAATCCGCATAATCTCTTCGGAATCGTTGACCTTGGCAAATGGGGAAACTCGCTCTTCTGGAGCATGCTCATAAACCTCATCTTCTACGTCGGCGTCTCGATCTTCACCAGACAGTCAAAGGAGGAGGAGATCCAGTCCCTCATCTTCGTAGATTCCTATGAAAGGGTGAAGGAACTCGCCCACGGAAGTTCTTATACGGCCCATGATATCGAAAATATCCTTGCCCAGTATATCGGCAGGGCCGAGGCAGGAGACGTCACCGCGCACTATCTGTCGAAAAAAGGGAAGAGCCATGAGGAACTTACGCCAAGGGAACTTTTTGAGTTGCGCGACGAGGCGGAAAAGATCCTCTCAGGCGCGATCGGCTCTTCCATGGCCGCGATTATCTTCGAGGATAAGCTCGTGCTGACGGAGAGGGAGAGAGGGGAACTTTCTGAATCGATCAAGCATATCACCGAACATCTGAGACTCTCCCGTCAGGAACTGGCGGAAGCGAACCGGGAACTCTCGTATCTCAAGGAATTCAGTGAGAATATTATTGAAAGCGCCCCCGTCGGCATCGTGACCGTTGATGCTCTTTTCAATGTCAAATACTGGAACAGGGAGATGGAGTCCATAAGCGGCATCGGGAGATCAGTTGCCTTTAACAGGTCTCTGCTCCATCTGCTGCCATGGTTGACAAGGGAGGTACTCATACGGACAGAGGAAAAGGAGATGACCGTCGAGACTCCTTCCCTCCAGTCCTTCAAGATCAATGTGAGCCCGTTCAAAGACCCTTCGGGCGGGCATGTTGTCATCTTCGAAGAGATCACGGAGAAGAAGAAGATGGAGGAGCAACTCTTGCAGACGTCAAAGCTCGCCAGTATCGGTAAATTGACAGCCGGGATATCCCATGAGATCGGCAACCCCCTTGCATCGATATCCTCCCTCGTCCAGGAACTCAGGTCATTGAGCATCGAATCACGGGACGATGTCGAATTTGTAGACGGCTCGCTGAAGACGATCAACAGCCATATCGATCGGATCGTGAAGATCGTCCGGAGCCTGGGCGATTTCGCGAGGATATCCTCCCCGGAAAAGACGCCTTCCAATATTTCTGAGATCCTTGACAGAACGATAAACCTTGTCAGGTATGACAAGAGGTTTAAGAATATTCAGCTCATCACTGATATAGACGGGATTCCGTCCCTGAGGGTCAATCCCGATAAGATCCAGCAGGTCTTTTTGAACCTCATTATCAACGCCCTCGATGTCATGCCCGACGGCGGCAGACTGAGCATCTCGATGAAAAAGACCGATTCATCCGTTCAGGTAGTTTTCAGCGATTCGGGCCCGGGGATCGAGGAAGGCCTTGTTGGCAGGATCTTTGATCCCTTCTTTTCGACGAAGGCCCCGGGGCAGGGCACGGGCTTAGGTTTGAGCATCTGCTATGGTATAATCAGGGAACATAACGGGACGATAACGGCTAAAAGCAAAAAAGGAGAGGGGACTACATTCGTCATAACCCTGCCCGCCGACAAGAATGAATGA